From one Sphingomonas sp. BT-65 genomic stretch:
- a CDS encoding S9 family peptidase, producing the protein MSRIFVLAVASLALGGAAAPQTAAPAARAPLPTEAFAEVPQIDDPEISPDGKQIAGKVAIQGKQFFAVLTPGSSGPPKLLNPGKADLNWWSWVNDEWLVVGIGQEVPVEGDNWYVTRALGYSVVTGKVVQLPRNAAQRGDDVIWSARDGSARVMLAYQTSIYTNNPGFWPQVDEIDLATGKRRTVVPSRPGVASWYADGDGVVRMGIGVSEDGRSRRVHYRERHGATFRTIDKARTREERLTVPALFLRDMGKALIVDDDEGGYSALYELDLKTLERGKQLFASKGYDIGGIVRDASGFGYLGVAVNENRPEIRWVDPEMIAMQAAVSGLVKGAQVRIVSTSRDRSRAIVQVGGADAPGGYYIFARADNTMEPLGLNNPTIRMRRMHPVRTIRYKARDGLEIAAVLTLPAGRKEKLPLIVMPHGGPFARDSETWDWWTQFLADRGYAVIQPNYRGSSGYGTPFTEKGEGQWGLAMQDDLDDSVKALADLGIADPARVCMVGASYGGYAAIRAAQRDGKKYRCAASYAGVSDLNRMLKHHRNFLYGGARGDWLRKQAPDLKNVSPLNFPGEFSIPLLLMHGDEDRVVPPVQSKVLAQKLKAAGKDVTYIVQPEGDHHFSRTEDRLEFLKALEAFLAKHNPA; encoded by the coding sequence ATGTCGCGCATTTTCGTGTTGGCCGTCGCGTCGCTTGCGCTTGGCGGGGCGGCAGCGCCGCAAACCGCCGCACCGGCGGCCCGCGCGCCCCTGCCCACCGAGGCGTTCGCCGAGGTTCCCCAGATCGACGATCCGGAGATCTCGCCCGACGGCAAGCAGATCGCGGGCAAGGTCGCGATCCAGGGCAAGCAGTTCTTCGCAGTACTGACCCCCGGTTCGAGCGGGCCGCCCAAATTGCTCAATCCCGGCAAGGCCGATCTCAACTGGTGGAGCTGGGTCAATGACGAGTGGCTGGTCGTCGGCATCGGCCAGGAAGTGCCGGTGGAGGGCGATAATTGGTATGTGACTCGCGCGCTTGGCTACTCGGTGGTCACGGGCAAGGTTGTCCAGCTTCCCCGGAACGCCGCGCAACGTGGCGACGACGTCATCTGGAGTGCGCGCGACGGTTCGGCACGGGTCATGCTCGCCTACCAGACCTCGATTTATACCAACAACCCTGGTTTCTGGCCCCAGGTGGATGAGATCGACCTCGCCACCGGCAAGCGGCGCACTGTCGTGCCGAGCAGGCCGGGGGTCGCGAGCTGGTATGCCGATGGCGACGGCGTGGTGCGGATGGGAATCGGAGTGAGCGAGGACGGCCGCTCGCGCCGCGTCCATTATCGCGAGCGGCACGGTGCGACGTTCCGCACCATCGACAAGGCCCGGACGCGTGAGGAACGGCTGACGGTGCCCGCGCTGTTTCTGCGCGACATGGGCAAGGCGCTGATCGTCGACGATGACGAGGGCGGCTATTCGGCGCTCTACGAGCTCGACCTCAAGACGCTCGAACGCGGCAAGCAGCTCTTCGCGAGCAAGGGCTATGACATCGGCGGAATCGTGCGCGACGCCAGCGGCTTCGGCTATCTGGGCGTGGCCGTGAACGAGAACCGGCCCGAGATCCGCTGGGTCGATCCCGAGATGATCGCGATGCAGGCAGCGGTATCGGGCCTGGTCAAAGGGGCGCAGGTGCGTATCGTCTCGACCAGCCGCGACCGCTCGCGTGCGATCGTGCAGGTCGGCGGTGCCGACGCGCCGGGCGGATACTATATCTTCGCGCGCGCGGACAACACGATGGAGCCGCTGGGGTTGAACAACCCGACGATCAGGATGCGGCGGATGCATCCGGTGCGCACGATCCGTTACAAGGCGCGTGACGGGCTGGAGATCGCCGCGGTGCTGACGCTGCCGGCCGGGCGTAAGGAGAAACTGCCGCTGATCGTCATGCCGCACGGCGGGCCGTTCGCGCGCGACAGCGAGACCTGGGACTGGTGGACCCAGTTCCTGGCCGACCGCGGCTATGCGGTGATCCAACCCAATTATCGCGGCTCATCGGGCTATGGCACGCCTTTTACCGAGAAGGGCGAGGGTCAATGGGGCCTCGCGATGCAGGACGATCTCGACGATTCGGTGAAGGCGCTGGCCGACCTTGGCATCGCCGATCCGGCGCGGGTGTGCATGGTCGGCGCCTCCTATGGAGGCTACGCCGCGATCCGGGCGGCGCAGCGCGACGGCAAGAAATATCGCTGCGCGGCCTCCTATGCCGGGGTGTCGGACCTCAACCGCATGCTGAAGCACCACCGCAATTTCCTCTATGGCGGGGCGCGCGGCGACTGGCTGCGCAAGCAGGCGCCCGATCTCAAGAACGTGTCGCCGCTCAACTTTCCGGGGGAATTCTCGATTCCCCTGCTGCTCATGCATGGCGACGAGGATCGGGTGGTGCCGCCGGTG
- a CDS encoding murein transglycosylase A, whose protein sequence is MRAWGVAALAVALSGCVPSSSGPEPVRSAPPRSSVPVRQPTAATPLAPKPAPAASATVATAAAAGLLAGPEIAELPITAAGAARALEAFRISCPSLVKRTDASGLTRAEDWGAACDAARTTQASGATAFFARYFEAVQVADGKAFATGYYEPEIAGSRTRRSGYETPIYGRPADLIDVDLGTFSDNLKGRSIRGRVDGTKFVPYHDRTAIEQGALAGRGLEIAWAADPVELFFLQIQGSGRLRLPDGGVMRIGYASQNGRDYTGIGKLMLDRGILPKGQASMQGIMGYLHANPEQGRAIMRENKSYVFFRELTGPGPLGAMGLPVTGRGSVAADPKFVPMGAPVFLSMDRQDATGIWVNQDTGGAIKGSNRFDTFWGAGDEARAIAGGMAARGTAWLLLPKGTLARHGAD, encoded by the coding sequence ATGCGCGCTTGGGGGGTAGCGGCGCTGGCCGTGGCATTGAGCGGCTGCGTGCCGTCGTCCTCGGGGCCGGAACCGGTGCGTTCCGCGCCGCCGCGTTCCTCGGTTCCCGTCCGCCAGCCGACCGCGGCGACGCCGCTCGCGCCTAAGCCGGCGCCCGCTGCTTCCGCGACCGTCGCGACCGCCGCGGCGGCGGGACTGCTGGCCGGTCCCGAGATCGCCGAACTGCCGATCACCGCCGCCGGCGCGGCCCGCGCGCTGGAGGCGTTCCGCATCAGTTGCCCGAGCCTCGTCAAGCGCACCGACGCGAGCGGTCTCACCCGCGCCGAGGACTGGGGCGCGGCGTGCGACGCGGCGCGGACCACGCAGGCGAGCGGCGCTACGGCGTTCTTCGCGCGCTATTTCGAGGCGGTGCAGGTCGCCGACGGCAAGGCCTTCGCCACCGGCTATTACGAGCCCGAGATCGCCGGGTCGCGCACGCGGCGCTCGGGCTATGAGACGCCGATCTACGGCCGCCCCGCCGATCTGATCGACGTCGACCTCGGCACCTTCTCCGACAATCTCAAGGGCCGCTCGATCCGCGGGCGAGTCGATGGCACCAAGTTCGTGCCCTATCACGACCGCACCGCGATCGAGCAGGGCGCGCTCGCCGGACGCGGGCTCGAGATCGCCTGGGCGGCGGATCCGGTCGAGCTGTTCTTCCTGCAGATCCAGGGCTCGGGGCGTCTCCGGCTGCCCGATGGCGGGGTGATGCGGATCGGCTATGCCAGCCAGAACGGACGCGACTATACCGGCATCGGCAAGCTGATGCTCGACCGCGGCATCCTGCCCAAGGGGCAGGCGTCGATGCAGGGAATCATGGGCTATCTGCACGCCAATCCCGAGCAGGGCCGCGCGATCATGCGCGAGAACAAGAGCTATGTATTCTTCCGCGAGCTGACCGGGCCGGGGCCGCTCGGCGCGATGGGGCTGCCGGTGACCGGGCGGGGCAGCGTCGCGGCCGATCCCAAGTTCGTGCCGATGGGCGCGCCGGTGTTCCTGTCGATGGACCGCCAGGACGCGACCGGCATCTGGGTCAACCAGGATACCGGCGGCGCGATCAAGGGCAGCAACCGCTTCGACACCTTCTGGGGCGCGGGCGACGAGGCGCGCGCGATCGCCGGCGGCATGGCGGCGCGCGGCACCGCGTGGCTGCTGCTGCCCAAGGGAACGCTCGCGCGCCACGGCGCGGACTAG
- a CDS encoding glutathione S-transferase family protein: MLKLIIGNKAYSSWSLRGWLACKLSGLPFEEVVVPLYDDDWDKRREGDEFAPSSGKVPILWDGDAVVWDSLAIVEYLNEKSGGDKFWPADTAARAMARSMAAEMHSGFAALRRKHSMNIRQVYPPKTPDDDVMQDIQRIMELWAQARARFGGEGEFLFGQFGAADVMFAPVVTRFVTYSLPVARFAPAYMSAVLQHPWMQDWIAAAQEEEWVLEQFEQTPA, encoded by the coding sequence ATGCTCAAGCTCATCATCGGCAACAAGGCCTATTCGTCCTGGTCGCTGCGCGGCTGGCTCGCCTGCAAGCTCTCGGGCCTTCCGTTCGAGGAGGTCGTCGTCCCGCTCTATGACGACGACTGGGACAAAAGGCGTGAAGGCGACGAGTTCGCCCCGTCCTCGGGCAAGGTGCCGATCCTGTGGGACGGCGACGCGGTGGTGTGGGACAGCCTCGCGATCGTCGAATATCTGAACGAGAAGTCGGGCGGCGACAAATTCTGGCCCGCCGACACCGCCGCGCGCGCCATGGCGCGATCGATGGCGGCGGAGATGCATTCGGGCTTCGCCGCGCTGCGCCGCAAGCACAGCATGAACATCCGCCAGGTCTATCCGCCCAAGACGCCGGACGACGACGTGATGCAGGACATCCAGCGAATCATGGAGCTGTGGGCGCAGGCCCGCGCCCGCTTCGGCGGCGAGGGCGAGTTCCTGTTCGGCCAGTTCGGTGCTGCGGACGTGATGTTCGCCCCGGTCGTCACGCGCTTCGTCACCTATTCGCTCCCGGTCGCTCGCTTCGCCCCCGCCTATATGAGCGCGGTGCTCCAGCACCCGTGGATGCAGGACTGGATCGCCGCCGCGCAGGAAGAGGAATGGGTGCTCGAGCAGTTCGAGCAGACGCCGGCCTAG
- a CDS encoding Smr/MutS family protein, with translation MMTPEERALWARVIATVTPIERERVPTKAPAPKAPAPVPPEATPMARAKGRVPPAPSTKPKPAPPPADTLDAGWDRRLSRGLVAPESTIDLHGHTLATAHARLDLGLEMAIARGDRVLLLITGKPPRPESERPHARGAIRAAVGDWITASRHADRIAAVRNAHPRHGGHGALYIVLKRQRNAGARNS, from the coding sequence ATGATGACGCCCGAGGAACGGGCGCTGTGGGCGCGCGTGATCGCGACGGTGACGCCGATCGAGCGCGAGCGGGTTCCCACCAAGGCACCCGCACCAAAGGCCCCGGCGCCTGTTCCGCCGGAAGCCACGCCCATGGCTCGCGCGAAGGGGCGCGTGCCGCCTGCTCCCTCAACAAAACCCAAGCCAGCACCGCCCCCCGCGGACACGCTGGATGCCGGATGGGACCGTCGCCTTTCACGCGGGCTGGTGGCGCCCGAGAGCACGATCGACCTCCACGGCCATACGCTCGCCACGGCGCATGCCCGCCTGGACCTGGGGCTGGAGATGGCGATCGCGCGGGGCGACCGCGTGCTGCTGCTGATCACGGGCAAGCCACCCCGGCCCGAGTCGGAACGCCCGCATGCGCGGGGCGCGATTCGGGCGGCGGTCGGCGACTGGATTACCGCGTCGCGCCATGCGGATCGCATTGCTGCGGTGCGAAATGCGCATCCGCGGCACGGCGGGCACGGCGCGCTCTACATCGTTCTGAAAAGGCAACGAAACGCCGGCGCGCGAAATTCTTAA
- a CDS encoding bifunctional diguanylate cyclase/phosphodiesterase has product MNGFSLKSRAIVFAICAGAFVFILALAATSGGKFDAENAAIALIAAIICAAMCWAYAERTIASTAAAIDAAIGRLTSAANGDLESEIPQEVGECVPPLAEAMDGLFRQLHSNLESVQRLALFDPVTALPNRIHFRRSCERALTELPHETMAALFFVDLDRFKAVNDTLGHAMGDQLLGMVANRLRAVADRFGVEDEMRQPLIGRLSGDEFTIFFPAISNVRDADRIGRGILFALSEPFDLADQEVGIGASVGIAMRPEHGTTLTDLMRAADAAMYHAKAQGRGRAEHFSEELAAEIAERAQLETDLRGAVERDQFALVYQPQISAADGRIVAAEALLRWQHPERGLCLPGSFISRAEETGLIVEIGEWVVESVANTIARWGKLGVEQRMAVNISPRQLDHATFFRRLREAMQAAEAPARLLELEITETLAMHCSREVIDAIAALRADGASIAIDDFGTGYSNLARLRDLPLDRVKLDRSLVENVATNPEARTIAQAVIGLIHGLGCEVVAEGIETQAQLDVLRVIGCDVLQGYVIAQPMAEDAFIAWAQRAPRIEGVRIAG; this is encoded by the coding sequence ATGAACGGGTTTTCGCTCAAAAGTCGCGCGATCGTCTTTGCGATCTGCGCCGGAGCGTTCGTGTTCATCCTGGCGCTCGCGGCCACTTCGGGCGGCAAATTCGACGCCGAGAACGCCGCAATCGCGCTGATCGCGGCGATCATCTGTGCGGCGATGTGCTGGGCCTATGCCGAGCGTACCATCGCCTCGACTGCGGCCGCGATCGATGCGGCGATCGGGCGGCTGACCAGCGCGGCCAATGGCGACCTTGAGAGCGAGATCCCGCAGGAAGTGGGCGAATGCGTGCCGCCGCTGGCGGAGGCGATGGACGGGCTGTTCCGGCAGCTCCATTCGAACCTGGAAAGCGTGCAGCGGCTCGCGCTGTTCGATCCGGTCACCGCGCTGCCCAATCGAATCCATTTCCGGCGCAGCTGCGAGCGGGCGCTGACCGAGCTGCCGCACGAGACGATGGCGGCGCTGTTCTTCGTCGATCTCGACCGGTTCAAGGCGGTCAACGACACGCTCGGCCATGCGATGGGAGACCAGCTGCTGGGGATGGTCGCCAACCGGCTGCGTGCGGTCGCCGACCGGTTCGGGGTCGAGGACGAGATGCGCCAGCCGCTGATCGGGCGGCTGTCGGGCGATGAGTTCACGATCTTCTTCCCGGCGATCTCCAATGTCCGCGACGCCGACCGGATCGGGCGCGGCATCCTGTTCGCGCTGTCGGAACCGTTCGACCTGGCCGATCAGGAAGTGGGCATCGGCGCCTCGGTGGGGATCGCGATGCGGCCCGAGCATGGCACGACGCTGACCGACCTGATGCGCGCGGCCGATGCCGCCATGTATCACGCCAAGGCGCAGGGGCGCGGGCGTGCCGAGCATTTCAGCGAGGAGCTGGCGGCCGAGATCGCCGAACGCGCGCAGCTCGAGACCGACCTGCGCGGCGCGGTCGAGCGCGACCAGTTCGCGTTGGTCTATCAGCCCCAGATCAGCGCCGCCGATGGCCGCATCGTCGCGGCCGAGGCGTTGCTGCGCTGGCAGCATCCCGAGCGCGGGCTATGCCTGCCGGGCAGCTTCATCAGCCGCGCCGAGGAGACCGGGCTGATCGTCGAGATCGGCGAATGGGTGGTCGAAAGCGTCGCCAACACCATCGCGCGCTGGGGCAAGCTCGGCGTCGAACAGCGCATGGCGGTCAACATCAGCCCGCGCCAGCTCGATCACGCCACCTTCTTCCGCCGGCTGCGCGAGGCGATGCAGGCCGCGGAGGCGCCCGCACGGCTGCTCGAGCTCGAGATCACCGAGACGCTGGCGATGCATTGCTCGCGCGAGGTGATCGACGCGATCGCCGCGCTGCGCGCCGACGGCGCCAGCATCGCGATCGACGATTTCGGCACCGGCTATTCGAACCTCGCGCGGCTGCGCGACCTGCCGCTCGATCGGGTGAAGCTCGACCGCAGCCTGGTCGAGAATGTCGCCACCAATCCCGAGGCGCGGACGATCGCGCAGGCGGTGATCGGGCTGATCCATGGCCTGGGCTGCGAGGTCGTCGCCGAGGGGATCGAGACCCAGGCGCAGCTCGACGTGCTGCGCGTGATCGGCTGCGACGTGCTGCAGGGCTATGTCATCGCGCAGCCGATGGCCGAAGACGCGTTCATCGCCTGGGCGCAGCGTGCGCCGCGGATCGAGGGCGTCCGGATCGCCGGTTAG
- a CDS encoding cupin domain-containing protein, which translates to MPKLDLDTIPQTNATGYPPEHAGVVEGRWYRRLAPAAGLEDFGVSHVVLKPGAWSAQRHWHEGEDELVVMIAGEAVLVDDSGETVMRPGDVAAFAKNDGNGHVLQNRSDAECVYVAVGRPSVTACHYPDIDLHLFPGEGFRRKDGSSF; encoded by the coding sequence TTGCCCAAGCTCGACCTCGACACAATCCCGCAGACCAATGCGACCGGCTATCCGCCCGAACATGCGGGCGTGGTGGAGGGGCGCTGGTACCGACGGCTGGCGCCCGCGGCGGGTCTCGAAGATTTCGGCGTGAGCCATGTGGTGCTGAAGCCGGGCGCCTGGTCGGCGCAGCGCCACTGGCACGAGGGCGAGGACGAGCTGGTGGTGATGATCGCGGGCGAGGCGGTGCTGGTCGACGATTCGGGGGAGACGGTGATGCGCCCCGGCGACGTAGCGGCGTTCGCCAAGAATGACGGCAACGGCCATGTGCTGCAGAACCGCAGCGATGCCGAATGCGTCTATGTCGCGGTGGGGCGGCCGTCGGTGACGGCGTGCCACTATCCCGACATCGACCTGCACCTGTTTCCGGGCGAGGGGTTCCGCCGCAAGGACGGAAGCAGCTTCTAG
- the dapE gene encoding succinyl-diaminopimelate desuccinylase, with protein MPDVVELTKALIAAESITPARGAVFDVLEAALLPLGFTVDRFVAGEAPDGPVENLLAVRSAGPGPHFAFAGHLDVVPPGQGWTSGAFEPEIRGGLLYGRGAVDMKGSIAAFAAALAVLPPSGTLSLIITGDEEGPATYGTLALMERMAAANLRPDLCLVGEPTSAHRLGDTIKIGRRGSAVIDIEVPGRQGHVAYPHLADNPVPRLVRALAEIDAIVLDQGTDWFQPSNIEVIDLEVGNPATNVIPGKASARISIRFNDQQRGPELVERIERIVHAHAPAAHVRGRVYGEAFLTEPGPLSALVADAIEAETGLRPELSTTGGTSDARFLSRICPVVEFGLLNATMHKLDEAVALDDLSKLTAIYANLLRRIYA; from the coding sequence TTGCCCGACGTCGTGGAACTGACCAAGGCCCTGATCGCCGCCGAGAGCATCACGCCCGCGCGCGGCGCGGTGTTCGACGTGCTCGAGGCCGCGCTGCTGCCACTCGGCTTCACGGTCGACCGCTTCGTGGCGGGCGAGGCGCCTGACGGCCCGGTCGAGAACCTCCTCGCCGTGCGCAGCGCCGGGCCGGGGCCGCATTTCGCCTTTGCCGGGCATCTCGACGTGGTGCCGCCGGGCCAGGGCTGGACCTCGGGCGCGTTCGAGCCCGAGATCCGCGGCGGCTTGCTCTACGGCCGCGGCGCGGTCGACATGAAGGGATCGATCGCCGCCTTCGCCGCCGCGCTCGCCGTCCTGCCCCCGTCCGGCACGCTCAGCCTGATCATCACCGGCGACGAGGAAGGCCCGGCCACCTACGGCACGCTCGCCTTGATGGAGCGCATGGCCGCGGCGAACCTCCGCCCCGACCTGTGCCTCGTCGGCGAGCCGACCTCCGCCCACCGCCTCGGCGACACCATCAAGATCGGCCGCCGCGGCTCGGCCGTGATCGATATCGAGGTGCCGGGGCGCCAGGGCCATGTCGCCTACCCGCACCTCGCCGACAATCCGGTCCCGCGCCTCGTCCGCGCCCTCGCCGAGATCGACGCCATCGTGCTCGACCAGGGCACCGACTGGTTCCAGCCCTCGAACATCGAGGTGATCGACCTCGAGGTCGGCAATCCCGCCACCAACGTCATCCCCGGCAAGGCCTCGGCGCGCATCTCGATCCGTTTCAACGACCAGCAGCGCGGCCCGGAGCTGGTCGAGCGGATCGAGCGCATCGTCCACGCCCATGCCCCCGCCGCGCATGTCCGCGGCCGCGTCTATGGCGAGGCGTTCCTGACCGAACCGGGCCCACTCTCCGCGCTGGTCGCGGACGCGATCGAGGCCGAGACGGGCCTGCGTCCCGAACTCTCCACCACCGGCGGCACCTCGGACGCGCGCTTCCTCTCGCGCATCTGCCCGGTGGTCGAGTTCGGCCTGCTCAACGCCACGATGCACAAGCTGGATGAGGCGGTCGCGCTCGACGACCTGTCCAAGCTGACAGCGATCTACGCGAACCTGCTGCGGCGCATATACGCCTAA